The following DNA comes from Nicotiana sylvestris chromosome 10, ASM39365v2, whole genome shotgun sequence.
cttgtagccattgatcattttactttctttttaggttagtttacatttccccatttaggtataaatattttctcaaaacaaTTCTTAGTGTTtgacattgcataacaagtgataattctcttacattcctaatcgcctatatATTGTTCTCTGTGAGATTCAACcctgactcatagttgggtaaattatattgcatgcgaccgtatCCATTTAccttttagtagtggatttggacgtcatcaaaattggcgaCGTTGTCGGGGAACAATTTGGtgtaatttaggttgtttgagaaataagcgtaagtgctttggtccaaacttgtgaatatttgtgtaattaatttttcttaccttggtctatttttcttgtttgtttcttgtttattttgatagttttgaaaaatggcatcatataatgaaaattggttggatggtagttgttcatactttgatgacccatgtccttattgtggaggaccacactcatgGCAAAATTGTTTAGATTCTCCAGGGGAAGGATTGTGCGaacaatctcaaacccatgagtggagtatttttgataagtgtggcgtcaaaatggtcattgggagtATTGTGCTTAATTGTCCTTCCCTTCCAAGCCCctgctatgatgattctactttttgtgatgaaaatgatagggctatggaaatggaagaagttgagcatggtcaaaatggagagttcaagctcatgttagaatgcctAATTCAAGGaggaaacaacaaacaaagtgccttggaggagattttggaaaatagtctccaaaatgacttggcacttgaaaggttgaactcacaaatgggagaaatgcttgaagctttagaggtccaaaaacctcagaagttaatgatagccaagaatttttcttagatgtggaagccgaaaatcattccttggcacttgatcaaaaccaagaagaactctcatatgctaaaaatgagaagatgatgcttatgttggagaccattcttgcaaatgaggagaagcacaactttgcactcgaggacttgaaacaaggcttgactcacaatgatgaacatatccgcactttggaagatcaaatgaaaatattggttaaggctcactatgcccaccaacttgagagtgtggaaggaagtcaagaagagtccaatttcaaggaagaaagtgagctctactttgaggaatcaagaattgaacatccacCAACCGACTTCATGAGTGTTAGtgatgccaagaaaaatatggaattagagtcaaccgGTGTAAATGAAAATTTGGTTTAGATTGACTCTAGTCCGGGGGAAAAGAGTATATTAAAATCCGAGAAGAAATGCAATTTGGAGGGTTgattcacattccaagcatttttcaataTTGAAATTGTGTGGTGATATGAGAATTGAACTACACGAGTTAATGAGGGATTGCGATAAGGAAATGCAAAAACCATACATCTTACAATTTGAAGAAACAAGAAGGccaaatgacattcctcacatgaaagccaagaagtgcaaaatgaagaaattgaGGCTTGGATTGATCATCTACTTACCACCCCCACCGCTtgtggtcacaagcttgattccaagttgGGTGACCAATTGATATGGTCCAAGTGGagagaaaagtggtaaagttgatttgcatcgtgccacgacattaaatGCGGCGattggtgggaggcaacccatcgttTTTCGAAATTAttagtcatttttgaaattttcttttttataataGCTTATTATATTGTTTCTAACCAATCTTCCACGTTTCAAAAATTTTGAAGTTGATTTGAGCAGGTCGGGGTGATCGAGCAGCCAAAAATAGTAGTTGGTGAAAATTGTAGGGGCacagtcttcgcatttgcgaacttagGTTCGCATTTACGAACCTGACCCATCACAAATCCCAAGTTTTGGTCGCAATTGTGATAACTACAGGATTCATTAATCTTTGAAATTGTGAAGGtcgtgtcgcaattgcgacatcagagagtCTTAACAGGTTACTTCTCCCATTTTGAACAAAAGTTAAGAAAACTTCTAGGGCTCTCAAACCTCTATCTCCCTCATGATCCTAGATGTAAAAATCCATTGTCTCTTACTCCTAAGTGCAAGAATCCAGGTATGAAAGCTTAAttgcttctccttcttcttctctaaATTTTTTCTGAAAACCTAGGGTTTAAATGGGTAACATTCCTTTGCCCGAAATTGTTTAAAAATTGTCCAAATCGTATGTTGATTTCTGGGTGAGGTTGGTTGAGAGTGTGAGTTTTGTTCTTTGCTAAAAAAatggagaagtctgagtacctaGGGCTTTGTAAAATAGAAGTGAATTTTTGGGCTTAATATGTGATCGATGGAAGGCCCGAATGAGATTCTTGGCCGAATCATTGATATTTTTGTTGATTCATGGTTGTCTACGAAGTCTATTGCATGATGTTATGTTTAAAAGATGATTGGGTTAATTAGGAATAGCTTGTATTCAAATATTTTAGGGCTTAGAACTGTTCTCTAAGAAAGGAGAGGCTGGGGATGACAATATCGCAATTGTGATAGCctcttcgtatttgcgaagaggtggtcgcaattgcgaaaaatCCCAATTCCAGCcaactttgcaattgcgaaggtttcatcgcaattgcgaacatatcAGTATTCTAtaaccttcgcatttgtgaaaatTTTTTCGCAATTGCGGTTGCTGataacttcgcaattgcgaagattatgtcgcaattgcgacatcagagagcAGGTGCTTGAAAATCTCAAAATCCTAGAAAATTTTCTAAGGCTGGGTTTCGACTGTCCGATCATTCCTTTGGCATAGTTAATTCATTTTGTAATATTCTTCGTAGCCATACCATGTTTTCACTCCTACCATTTGTTGACAGGTACCATAACTGAAAATGAGCTCTAACTCTGACGATTCCGCAAATGACAACCCCTTGGAAGCTGAGTAGAACTATGACCAACACCAGTTCTTGTCATTGGAGTGCCAAGAACGGTACTTTATTGAACTGATCTGGAAAAACTTGCTCTCGAAGAGTGGTATACTGTTGGACAACGTCCCGGAACGCCTTCTTGAGTTATATCAAAGGCTAGTAAACATGGGATGGGACTATTTTGCCCCTCAACCTTGCCGAGCCATTGAGCAATGGGTGAGGGAGTTTTATGCCAATCTCCCAGCTATCAGGCTAAGGAATCCAAAGATGAGAATTAGCGAAAAAATGGTGCACTTTGGGTCTACAACTATGAATCAAGTGTATCACCTTTCAGACCACGGCATGGCCCCATTCCATGCAAAAGACTGTGCCTCAGGGGAGTGGTTGTTGTCCAAATTATGCCCGAGTGCGAATGTTCCATGGGCAGCTGAGAAGAGAGGGATCACATCCAAAGAGTTCACTGCCGAAGCAAAGATATGGCTAGCCATCATATGCAGTCGTATCTCCCCTGTGTTAAATATATGGAATGTACCGGCTACAAAAGCTTAGATGATAGCCTAAATCCTGGATGGCATTCAGTTAAATGTTGGTGAAATCTTCATCAATGAACTGAGGGAGTATCGGATCAAGAATAGTACATCATTGATATTCACATTTCTTATCACTGAGTTGTGCCAACTTGCTGGGGTGGAAGAAGCTCCGGGAGACAGCTGGATAGAGTCGGGAAAGCCTCTAAATCCATTGAAgaaaagaggagagggaggcgcTGTGAAGAGCAAAAAAAGAAAGATGGGGTCTTCTTCTCAAATCGATCAGAGTAGCCAGCCATCATCTTCTGCAGGAGGACCATTTGTTGTGGTTACTGAGGAAATGCGGCTAATTCGCGACCTAGTAGCTGGCCTTCCACAGGGACCTTGTGAAATATCTGAGGGACCCGTTGTATACATTTCAAAGAAAGATTTTCAAAAGTATCTTGATGATTAGAGGAAGCAGGGAGATCACCTTAAGACACTGGAGAAGGCCTACACTGATCTGGCCATGGTGCATGGTATGTTGAGCAATTCTTATGACACTCTGGCAAAGGCACACACCAAGatgaaaaaaaagggagaaaaaaagagaaaaattcttTACCCGCATGTGGAAGGGTGTGAAGGGGCTGTTGAAAGTCCTAAAGCCTCAAGACCCAATGCCATCGACCGAGCCGGAACACCATGATGATGCCCCAGTTGATTGGTCTGAGGAAGAAAGAGAGGAGGATGCCTCTAAGTCAGAAAGCGAGGAGAGCACCTAATGCAGTATTCAGGGAGCACTTTCCACCATTTTACTCTATCATGTTTAGTTGCGTTGgggacattgaaacatctttagtTGGGGGTGGCTTCTTTTATAACTGTTGTTCTTGTATAATTATGGATAATTGTGAATATGGTAGAATTGGTACCTTGGTTGTTTTCATTTTGATGTTATTGTATTTTCATGTGATGTGTTATATTAGTATGTTTACTAGCTTCTCGAATttatgtttttatatatatattatgttttagTGACTTGATGTTTACtagctttttaatttttgtttgtttatataGTATGCTTTATTTTGGTGGTGATATCCTTGATTTTCTTTATACCATGGTTCTTTTTACGAGGATACCAATTTTCTTTTTGAACCGGGTAATTGTTAGTAAATTTTTGtcgacttttcccgatgatggatagctaggcaactttcttaagggaattagtatTGTAGTTTAGATATAGCTTATGTTCATTTAGGAAGAATAAGTGGTTTGAGTTGGGGTTTGTTCCCATTGACCAAGTTGTGGCTTGCTTGGTACCAACATGATTTAAACCTCGGCATATGAATTTTTGgtcattgaaaaagaaaaataatttaagtAAAGATGTCATGTCTTTTAGACTCAAAttttggctctttgattcacTAACTAGCTTCATATGCTATATGTAACCTCTTTGAGTCATTGATTTCAATTGGAATTTGGATTTGTATTTCACTTGAgtgttcatgtgccatgtgtggtgagatcTATTGTGAGTTATTTTGCATTATTTGTAGTCTACACCTTGCCCGGAATGTGCTTCAAGGCAAAATCATAGACTAGCTTgatttgaaaaatgatattaggACTTCCTTGGACCTCTATTGTGCCTTAAATTTCATACCCTTGAATattttccctagtcaacccattttgagcctttaaccttgttCTTTGGCAACCATGTTACAAGCTTTAATCCTTTGTTCTTTGTTGATCTAGCTTTTTGCACcctacctccctaagtactttgaaagtgtaaacataggctaaaagcctaagtttgggggtGAATGTTAGAAAAGTTGTGATATGGAAGTTGTTTAAAAGGTGGAAGGTAATAATGAAACCTTCCTTGATTTTGAAAAGGAagcaagaaaataataataataagaagaagaagaagaagaagaagttgtgAATAAAGGAAAGATTAGGTGTagaatgaaaagtgaagaaaggatGGAAAATTTTGAAGGAAGTGCACTTTGATTGTAAATTTTGTAGTGCTTGGGGAGGTTTTGAGTCACTCTAACCAAAATTGTGccctaccttaaccaaaagcctaaactacaaccctttaagtcctaattgattttgaaccaagtTGTCTACGTTAGTGGAGAaatacatgaagggcaagcctatggtactatTATGCATTTGAACATCTTTGTGAGAGAAAgttaattctttccatttgatatcccatttttgttttgaattaagATTTATGCGTGTGGGATTCTCTCTTAAATGTGAGGGCACATGAGATTTGAGTTGTGAATTTAATCCCTTTTTCAATTGGAAGGAATGACCAAAGAAAGTTAATTATGATAAAGAGGCAAATTGtgaagctttagtgtcatgacttgaTTGCTACTTTGATTTGCATAGTGTTTGAGCACTTGAAATGTAATGAAGTTCATGAGAAGTATTTGGTAATTCATATGCTTTGgattaattgttggtaccaatcGAAGTCATGCGTTTGTGCTTACAGTAGACCTTTTTGGCTTGACATGATAAGGATGCGTTATTGAGTTAAATACTTGAGAGGAGATTTTGTCTCTttcattgcttgaggacaagcaatagtttaagtttgggcgtttgataagttggtattttaccaacttatcttgtctttcagcctatatttttgctatgtttgagtgataaaatcatgTGTTTAATGTTATTTGCCTCTATATTATAggttctatgtgatttagaagtgatattgaagaaaccaagtgaaacgagtcaaaaagaagctgaaaagaagaaaatatggaAAAGGGCCTCAGTTGTAGCAAATGCGACACATTCCTGGGAATTGCGAAGCAAGCAGTGATGGGAATTGCGAGAagttcatcgcaattgcgaagaaagaCCATTCATgttgtgatcgcaaatgcgaagaagacttcacaaatgcgaagtcaaCCAGGCAGTCAACATTCACAAATGTGAAgacctgatcgcaaatgcgaaggtcaatAGTTTGGTCATAGTTCGCAACTGCGAACTTTTGTTAGCAAATGCGAAAATCGTGCTTCAGTTATGGGCAATTATGTCATTGCACATATTTTggccccaaaccctttaatacccaaaccagctcatttgtaaaatatcttttggcttattttcatttttaggactagagagaacaaggttgGAATCTAGGGTTTATGCACTtacacttgggttttgaagatttgaagattgtggttaagaatttcttgctcctttgttttcttcatttccttgctttgtaatgaatatctaagtgtgtagtattgtaTTCAACACATGAATCTTGTTTACGGAAATaatcatatttaaagtgtggaataaataccttgttgtgcttatgtattgaatgattttttatcttttatgaagtgagttattgttattttaattattcttgttctttaatgttttcaaagggattagctaaccctaggactcgcccattaactccgaattaattttgggaaagattaattaacaagaacttgaggctttaaccctcattttataaattctacctagggataggattgaactacttgtagccataatcGGGTCTACTTAATCCCTTAATTGTCTTAGGGACAATTCAATtaagaagtcttgttagtctttggaagaagctaatatagaaataatacccgaggctaattaacataaactcgctcatatttgtaaaattgtGAAATACATtagatcgttacttgagtgtaattcccgatgcatccatacttgtagccattgatcattttacttgctttctaggttagttacCATTTCCGtatttaggtataaatattttctcaaaacaattcttagtttttggcattgcataacaagtgataattttcttacattcctaatcgcctacatattgttctctctgggattcgaccccgactcatagttgggtaaattatattgcatgtgaccatgtccatttactttttagtagtggatttggacgtcatcactcatcatgtctgcctttccgtttgtcatgtcaatgacttcaccTGGAACTAACAGAGGCTCTCCATCTTGATCATCCTTGTTGAGTTTCTCACTTGAGGGATAGGACTCGTCAAAGATTATGTGTACACTTTCCTCAACACACTGAGTCCGCTTGTTGTATATCTTGTAGGCTTTGCTTTGAGAAGGGTACCCCAAAAAGATTCCTTAatcactcttggcatcaaattttccaagctGATTCTTTCCTttgttgagaacataacatttgcacccaaatgttcttaggtgagtaaGCTTGGGCTTCCTTCTATTTAGCAACTCATAGGGGTTTTGTTCAAGAGAGACCTGATCATGCacttgttcaccaagtagcaggcagtgttgacagctTTAGCCCAGACGTTCTTAGCAATCCCACTGTCGATCAGCATTGTTCTTCCCATTTCCTCAAGGGTTCTGTTCTTCCTTCCATAACTCCATTTTGTTGGGGAGTGATTGgggctgagaagttgtgagtaatGTCATTCTCGTTACAGAATTCATCAAACTTAGCATTGTCAAACtctgttccatgatctgatctaatgcatgctACTCTTGATTCCATCTTCACTTGGATTTTCTTCACTAATTCTATAAACActtcaaaggtttcatcttttGTTCTAAGAAATAGAGTCGAAGTGAATCTAGAGTAGTCATCCACTACCACAAAGATATATTTTTTTCCTCCCCAtctttgcactctcatagggccacatagatccatatgaaggtgatcaagtggtttTGAGGTGATAACATCCTTTTTTGACTTGAATGAGGATTTCACATGCTTCCCTTTAGCGTAGGCATCACAGACTTTGTGTTCTTTAAACTTTGACATGGGCAGACTACAAACCAGGTCCTGCTGAATCAGCTTATTCAGAAAAGGGAAGCTTGCATGCCCCAGTCTTCTGTGCCacagttcagcatcatcatcaacaaatTTTAagcaactcagatcaccactttatAGAGACTCCAAATCAGCAACGTAGATCTTTTTTTATCTTTTGGCCACAAATACCACTTCACTAGTTACCAAATTTGTAATTAtgcatatcttggacaagaattccgccttgtttcctttatcacatatctgagagacactcaagagactgtacttaaggcCAGTGGCATAGTATGAATTATCAATTGAGTGAGGAGTGACTTTCCAATTTTTCCAAcaccaagaatgtacccctttttccaTTTCCAAAGAATACACTTCCTCCTTGTAGGGCTTTTAGTAAAAGAAAGTCCATGGTATTTCGAGTCATGTGTTTTGAGCATCCACtgtccatgaaccattgttgactgcTTCCTTTCATTGCTCCCTGCACAAGGAGATCacgggttagatttaggaacccaagcaagtttgggtcGCTTGTAAtaagcaagaggatgaataagtgCTCTTTTAGTCCATGCAAGTAACATGCGTTCACCCGGTCCATTTTCAGCAGTTACTCTCTCAGCAAAAACTTTGTTTTTCTACAGAGACTGAACCCTGGCttggcaattttctttgaaatgcccattgttcccacagtgggtacacaaCCAATTATTGGGTACAGTAACATATTTgctatgagggttgtaaggagttctTTCCATTTGAAACCCTATTCCCTGCATGTTACCATCATTATTAACATACATGGCAGTAATAGCCtccgaggaccaggtccacttaaggaacttctcaagatcattttttactctttctaGTTCTACTTGGAGCTGCCCATTTTTCTCAAGTTCAGCACACAAACTAGTTCTCACAGCAATTaactcattttcaagcttaatgtgtgtctcactagctacctctttccctttttcaaaATTTCCAGGCCTACACTCAACTTCAAGTTCCTTTATTGTTTCCCATAAGTCTAAAATCACTACTAAAAGGTCATCTCTCTCCTGCTCAATAGCAATCCCTTTCTCTACTAAGGCATCTTTTTCTTTACTGAAATTCTCAATGGTTTCTTTTAAGTCAACAGCTACTACCACCAAAtcatctctttcatgttctaCACTAGCAATTTTTTCAGTTAGAACCACCTTTTAATTTTCCAGATTGCTTATGGTTTCATTTGGATCAACTATACAAACTACCAAatcatctctagtttgttcagcaTCTCCTAGCTCTATGGTTAAGGCATCCTTATCATCTAAaagactatgataggcatcaataAACACATTTTTGAATGACATGAGTTTTTTAGGAGAGTAAGATTTCAAATTTCTCTGAAcctccctgaagtttacctcatcattgtcagattgagccatcaaagcaaatATTGAATCATATTCATTTTCATCACTTTCAACTTCCATCATAGAGCTATCACCTGCATCAGTTTCTTCTTCAGACTCACTGGAGGGATctccccatgctgcaagagctTACTTCACAACATTGTCAGCAGATCTCTTCCTTTTGAAGCGTTTGTCAGGAATCGGGTTCCTCTTTGTTGCTTTATCAGGGTTGTATTTGAAGTGTTCTTGCATCAGGAGAGGGcaatctttgatgaaatgccctggcttTCCACATTTATGACAAAGGTCATAATTTTTTGGTCTGCTGGAGCTGCCTCTTTTTGGTATCcctccatttcttctgaccatcttctgaaatcttttggttaagtaagccatgtcactgtcctcctcacttgagtcattgctttcagctttgagtaccaggttcttttccttctttggttctcttctttcattgtctatcttcttcttcatttcatagGTTTTCAGATTTCCAAGTAACTCATTtatggtcagctcctgcaagtcctttgcttcagtaatagcattcactTTACTCTCCCATGAACTCGACAGGATATTAAGAATTTTCCTCATGAGCTAGTTCCTCGGAAAGATGTCACCAAgcgagtgtaactcatttatgatggaagtgaatcttgtgcGCATGTCTTGAATGGATTCATCGTGTTTTatcctgaagagctcatactCAGTGGTAAGCATATCAATCTTAGATTGCTTTACTTGAGTGGTTCCCTCGTGTGTTGTTTCTAGAGCTTCCCATATTTCCTTGGCAGATTGACAAGCTGAGATCCTGTTGTATTCATCGGGTCCTATGCCACACACcaaaattttcttggcacgaaagtTTTTCTCCACAGCTTTCCTATTAGCATCGTCGTATTCTTTCCTGGTTTTTGGCATCGTCACTGTAGGGTCTCCGACTTTCTTCGTTGGGACATAAGGACCATCACATATAACATCCCACAACTCGGAATCTTCTGCCATGATAAAGTCATGCATTCTAgtcttccaccacccatagtattgcccattgaacctgggtggtctGTACGTAGACTAACCTTCTTAAAAATTTGGTGGAGCAACCAttaggatccttcctaggtgttaacttgatagaaagaacccgctctgataccaatttatagaatatatgagtccaccaaattaTATAGAGACcaggtcctctatgagtttccaatgagaatgctaataaaacagcAGGTAAATAAGACAGGGAGTTATTACGTGGAAAAATCCATGCTCAAGGGaataaaaaaccacgacctacactgataggatttcaacttcactatgagcaactttagattacaaactatgcaatctaggaattaaactcttaatcccttacaaacttgtaatacacctatttcaagccactttgcaata
Coding sequences within:
- the LOC104241033 gene encoding uncharacterized protein; translated protein: MAEDSELWDVICDGPYVPTKKVGDPTVTMPKTRKEYDDANRKAVEKNFRAKKILVCGIGPDEYNRISACQSAKEIWEALETTHEGTTQVKQSKIDMLTTEYELFRIKHDESIQDMRTRFTSIINELHSLGDIFPRN